The genomic region TGGATAAGGAAGTCCGCATAGGTCCCTCGGAATCCCGGTATACGAATAGACATTGGTAGACTCTCCTGCCCCTCGAAGTACTTGTTCAAGTTGACGCCAAAGTTAGTCTCCACGCTTAGAGTCTGGAGCAAGAAAGCGCACATGCGCACAACTCCTTGCTTAGTAGCATCATTTTTATACTCAAGAGCATAGAACAGGGCTAGGACAACAAAATCATGCGCTCTTTCGGTATCCACGATAAAAGATCGGAATCGTTTGTTGCATTGAAGGATCTCCCAGAATAACATTAGTATCTCGGGGGCAAAGTGGCCAGATGACTGAGAACCTGGAAGATATGAAGTCTTCTCTTGAAGTGGTTGGTTTAGAATTCGAGTCATTCCGTCAACAATAAACTGAAAATCTTGGGGCCGGTGGAGTCGGCCTAGAAAGTGACGATAAGAGTGTTTAGGCGATGGGTTCTCTGGGTTCTCAGGAATAGGGTACAACAAGAGCACCAAGAGGAACTGTAGTGAGTATGTCACAAGCATCTGCTTGCCGTCCTTGAATACAAGGGTGTTATAAGGTACGCGCCACGTAGCAGGGTTGTATTTCAACGTCTATAAATGAAGTCAGAATCAGTACCTCGAAGCCGAGAAATCCCAGGTGGACCAACTGTGTTGAGTAGGGAACAAAGCACAGAGAGCACGACTTGCTTATCTGGACAAGCGCATAAGTGTGTTAACGTCCGTACGCCGTTCTGCGGTAGGACACCAGCAGTCATATACAGGCTCTGGCCAGAAAGCGTCAAGAGAAGCCGCAGAATCTCTGATCGATTGCTTTCATATTCTTTTGTTGTTGCAACAGCTGTGTTGCAACCCACTCCACTCTGCCAAATCGCATAGCTAACTTTCGGTCGGCCATTGGGCTGTCGTGGTAAAGTAAGATCAGAAAAGAATAGCAGATCGACCAGCGTGTCTaccagctcttcagcgaGTGGTTTGACCTCCTCAAACTCGGCAGTTTGTGTCTTGCGCTCAGCCTCCTGAGCTTCGTCAAAGAGGATCTCGTTGGCGATAGCACCATGCCGGGTGCGTTTCCTTCGTTGAGCCCAGAAAAACTGTTGCTCCCAGTCACTGAGGGATTCCTTTTCGTATAAATAAGGCAATATACGTGTGAGTACTCGGATACAGTTCAGGGCCTCGCGTTCTGGAGCAAGTTCAGGATCAGGGAAAGATGGGTGATGACGTAGTATGAATAGACGAGAAgtgatggcgaggatgaggGTTTCTAGGTTCTCGAGTGCTCGATCCCGAGTTCTTCGAATGTCGGCAGGTGTGAATAAACTAAAGACATCCTCAGAAGACTCAGGAAGCTCCCAAAACTGCGTGATATCATGTCAGTAAATGAGTTATCCATGAAAGGTAGAGTAGGACTTTGGGTGGAGCAGGCGACGAACAGAGGTCCAGTATGCATCATCCGCTGGGATATGCCGTTCTTCTGATAAACGAAAAATGCCCCGTTTGAAAACGAGCTTTGAATCACTCGCACCCATTGCTATCGCATGAGAAGATGCCGCGAGAGGGTTCGCTTCCGAGAGAGTCTCTGTGGTGGGTGTCCTCTTTGAACCTTTAGGAAGGCTCCGGAAATGACGAGTGTTGTGGCTGATGGTTAAGGTAGGTAGTGCATGCGATGGATCACCAAGGTAGTGATTGACCAATCACGTGTCATACGATATATCGTCCGACCCGACATTATACCGAAGCCGTTGATGATTcaatatttttttttttcctgGTTCGGTGTCACCTACGAAGTCTTTCCATCTCGATTTTGACTAACTTTCTCCAAAGTTGATCGATTTCGTCAAAGACGCCCCGATGCTTCGACTACGGCGTGGGATAGCCCCCGCGGCCACGTTTGCGCATATCTGCCGGCCCCATCTACGATGCTTGCGACAATGTTCACCCCTCCGGTTATTTGCGACAGAGACTAGCCCGGACGACACTTCGATTCCCACGCCGAAACCCGTGCCTGATTCCGAAGATGCACTCAATCTAATGAAGGCTGCCTCGGAGAAGATTGAAAAGGGAGCGAAAGCAGCGgaaaggagaaaagaggacaagaagagaagagctGCTCGTTTTGAAGTAAAAGGATCTACGGAGGGGACAACTGAAACCGATATCAGTGATGCATTGGCTGTGGCTAAGAGAGTCTATGGCATCGACAAGtcgaagaaaaagaagaaaaagaagggaTCCAAGCCAAGTAGTCCAAACGAACAACAGACGACTGGTAAAGCCGATTCATCAGAGGCCAGCTCCGGGGTAGTGGGCCAGCAGGCTGGTGCCTGGGCATCACTTCAAGAGAAGTTGCAACAAGAGCTGGGCGCAGAACCTTCGAACGACCCCGCCGCCCCTCAAGAAGACCATACCAGTCCCTCCCCCGACCTGGATCAGCATATCATAGCAAGTAGTCATGAGACAGAGCCCAGTGTAGCAGCTCCACcgtcgaagaagaagacgaaggcGGCCAAAACGCAGAAGGCTTTACCTCCAGTTTACACCATCATGCCCCACCACCTCAAGCTGAAagcagttgaagaagaatcCAGACGAAGCGTCCCCACGCTTGCCCATCAGCTGGACAAGGTTCTTTTCAATGGCGGACCCTACCAGCTTCAAGATCAGCGGACCCGGGTTTACAACTTTGACCCATACCTTGCTTCAATCATGCCcgttgatgagtttgattTCGACGCTCTGAAAGAGTATGTGACATCCTCCAAGGACAGTCGGTTGACAGACTTGTGTGCCAAATATAAGAAGAAGTACTGTGGTTCAACGTCTAGTATGACGGCCATGCTCTCCCAATTCCACTTTCTTCTCTCAGCGTGGAGGCCTTTAAGTTTCAGACACTTGTCCCGCTCTTTCAAGGTCGAGTATGATACGTTCACCGCGCTGACCCGAGGTCCTGCTGCCGCATTCGCCCGTTATAAAGACGGTGTGTATGCTATTGACGCCGACAAAGAATTCGATACCGCCAACGTTCTGAGCATGCTCGGGAAATCAATGGAAAAACTCCTCACTCTCAAAAAAACACACTTCGAAAAGTACAGGAGAAGTCGTTCGCATGAGTTAtccgaagaggagaagaatgccGATGAAGCCTTCCATTTCTCCACACTGGGTGATTTCATGATGCGGTCACAGCTGGATGCTTATGATCCACGACTTCCAGGAACAGGCATGTTTGATCTGAAAACCCGTGCAGTAGTTTCCATCCGAATGGATGTTGGAGGCTATCAAAAAGGCGTTGGATATGAGATTCGTAGCCGTTTCGGTACTTGGGAGTCGTTCGAGCGTGAGTACTACGACATGATCAGAGCGGCGTTCCTCAAGTATTCTTTACAAGTGCGCATGGGCCGAATGGATGGTATATTCGTTGCTTTCCATAACACACAACGAATATTTGGCTTCCAGTATATTAGCCTCGAGGAAATGGACGAGGCTCTTCACGGAACTGCGAACCGCAGGGTGGGAAACGAGGAGTTTAAAGTTAGTGTCAAACTCTTGAATAATCTTCTGGACAGAGCTACGAAGCGTTTCCCTGAAAAGTCACTTCGGTTGCACATCGAGACTCGGCCAACAAACCCCCCCTTGACTTATTTCTTTGCCGAGCCTGTCAGCGATGAAGAGATGCAAGAAACCCAGGAGAAGGGGAGTGAAGCCGTGGCTATGTTTAAAAACAACATGTTGCGTATTTCACAGGATGAAGAGAAGGGCCGAATGAGTGACGAAGCTGAGCCTCAGACTAAGGAAGATACTCAAAAGCTATCATCGACCGAAAGACAGAAGTCatgggatgagatgatggccaaGGTCGACCAAACTGTGGAGGATGACGCCGCCGGCTTGGATAGTGTGCGAGAGGCCATCGAGCAAGCTCTTGAGCAGAGTGGTTTGCTGGCTGGGAAGCCCGAACCTGAGAGAGAAACCTACATCAACGAACTTGTTGAGGCTCTGACTGAAGAGTTGAAGGAGAACAAGGAAGCAGCCAGTGAACTTGAAGACACAACTCAGAAGGATTCAGCAGAAGACGACGCACTGGATGCTAGTGAGTCTTCTTCCGAAACTGAGGATGCACTGCTCCCATCCATTGATGCATCTGAAGGCGGCAGTTCCAATAATGACGTGGATTCTAAAGATGTGGAATACGCTGGTAAAGAGACAGAGTCTGGCCTCACCGAAGCTGTCGAGACTAGGGCAGAGGATGAAGGGCACAGTCCCATACTTAGCGACGCTGTCGACGGAACTGACACCTCATTAAACAGCGACGACTCAGCAGATGCTACTCTCAAGGACCTAATCATCAAGTTTGCTCAAGGTGTTGACAACAACCCTAGCAATCTGGGGACATTTGAGCGAGTTTTGTCGGAGTTGGTGCGAGACCAAAAGGAGCCGAGTAGCGAGGTTGATGAAAGCAACACAGCCAGCATTGGCGTTTCTCCAGCAGAATCCGTCAAGACCTCTGGAGCAGACAAATCCTCATCGACAGAAGAACCAAGATCCGACAAAGAAAGTGCCGACATACCAAAGAAGGAGATTCTTGGTATGTATGTCACAGTCCGCAACATGGTCGACGGCGAGGTCGTGGAACGTATCTCCTGCTCCGAACCCGAGGAACCAACCAACTGGAAAGTGGAATACACAGTCGTGGAGCTTCCATCAGAGAGAGCGCATAGAATTTTGAGGGAACTCAAGAAGCGCAGGAAGAAGGCGCTCGTATCAACCCCTGAGGATCGCGAGAGGGAGTGGCACAAGATGTGGGGAGGAACACTACCGCAACGCACAGAAGCTGGAAGGAAGTATAGAGACTCGGTCATGCAGAGGGAGGAACAGACAGGCGTCAAGCTTGCATGGGAAACTGACGCAAGAATTAAGACTAACAAAAACAAGAATAAAGAGCCGCATTCACGTAAGAAGGGCTCGGAAAAGAAAGTTCggtcgaagaagaagacgaagaaggaggagaagacaTCTCCGATAAAGGAGTAGAACAGGCCAGCTGCAAAAAAAGGAATGCTATCGGTATCTAAAAGCTTGCTTGAATTGGAGCGATGTGCTCCGTGTATCATTATCTATGGCGCAGATGTAtaactcatcatcatcggtcTTGTATATTACATTTGTCTGATTTTAAGGCATGAAAGGAGCTGTATGAAAGAGATGTATATATGGATACgaataagaaataattacGCAACTATTATATACGTTGAGCCTCTGCCAACCTCCTTGATGGGCGGACAGACAAACTGGGCGGGTTTGAGATCGGAATAATTAGGTATAGTTATTGGACTACTGGAGACAAGACTCGAACTGACTTATAACCAACCCCAACGCGCATGGACCAGCGGTGACGTTTTCCTCTGTCtaggtacctaccttatGCGCTCGTGTGATTGTTCTAATTGGGTCATGTGGCCGTTATAGTGGTGGCCCTAAGCCGATTTTGGGGATGATTTGTCTTCGATGGCAATAAGTTGATGGTCTCTAGGGTTCTCACTTGTGTTGTATAAACAAGTTCAGTGTATACCTTGTTCTTTATTTCGCCATTACTGAGACCAACCgtttctctctctctctcaaTTCGACAAAGATGCGCTTATCAACAACTCTCCTACCCTGTCTTGGCGCCATAACAGCGGTTATCGGAACTGACGGACAGGCTGTTGTGCCTCAAGGTCTCAATGAAAACCAAAAGACTTTGTATACAAATGACTGGGCAGATCGAATATGGAAACAAATACAAGGTGTATCGTCTTGTTCGGGATGTCAGGTAAGTCACAGCTAGTCATGAGTGTGATTACAAAGAGCTGATGACGGTGTAGGGCCTTTTATTGACTTTTAAGAGCCTCGCGAATCTGGGTGATCGATACTTTGTCAACACACTACAGGACGTATGCAAAAAGTCAAAGGTAGCCTAATAAGTCCTTATAAGATACAAAACTTGATTTGACAAATTTAGGTCGAAGATGCAGATGTTTGTGATGGAAC from Fusarium oxysporum Fo47 chromosome III, complete sequence harbors:
- a CDS encoding high-temperature-induced dauer-formation protein-domain-containing protein, coding for MGASDSKLVFKRGIFRLSEERHIPADDAYWTSFWELPESSEDVFSLFTPADIRRTRDRALENLETLILAITSRLFILRHHPSFPDPELAPEREALNCIRVLTRILPYLYEKESLSDWEQQFFWAQRRKRTRHGAIANEILFDEAQEAERKTQTAEFEEVKPLAEELVDTLVDLLFFSDLTLPRQPNGRPKVSYAIWQSGVGCNTAVATTKEYESNRSEILRLLLTLSGQSLYMTAGVLPQNGVRTLTHLCACPDKQVVLSVLCSLLNTTLKYNPATWRVPYNTLVFKDGKQMLVTYSLQFLLVLLLYPIPENPENPSPKHSYRHFLGRLHRPQDFQFIVDGMTRILNQPLQEKTSYLPGSQSSGHFAPEILMLFWEILQCNKRFRSFIVDTERAHDFVVLALFYALEYKNDATKQGVVRMCAFLLQTLSVETNFGVNLNKYFEGQESLPMSIRIPGFRGTYADFLIHSIYNLITTSQGKLSAIYPALLAVINNIAPYLEGLSSTSSSKLMQLFSSMSSPSFLLANETNHALLHSLLESISSILENKYQKNPELVFAILKNKKRVEALRSFTLESGQEEIERRNRRRKDSGHHFDPFDAASVRSSVDSLRSPNSAQPRHSSLEEVPEDGAFAIGDDDDDDDDDDSDDEERQETPARSTSSEAPSRRSSTPNVEDAVPTQLRGMSEKARGKMPAGVPTFSRQNSTTSLGGRSISGQSQAGAFEPTTHWIDSWLLELPLHTILAVIQQVSALLPRQELAADIPTPETLRRISGVHVVGIEPSAPRVHSFEWSQLALGWYESLLWGVIFTNEMQVSRGTMGIWNGTAIKLFRVQETAPEGPTLTSPRGAVDAVGSNIVSRIGQINLRGGPQGNSQPPQRNN
- a CDS encoding mitochondrial protein Pet127-domain-containing protein, which codes for MLRLRRGIAPAATFAHICRPHLRCLRQCSPLRLFATETSPDDTSIPTPKPVPDSEDALNLMKAASEKIEKGAKAAERRKEDKKRRAARFEVKGSTEGTTETDISDALAVAKRVYGIDKSKKKKKKKGSKPSSPNEQQTTGKADSSEASSGVVGQQAGAWASLQEKLQQELGAEPSNDPAAPQEDHTSPSPDLDQHIIASSHETEPSVAAPPSKKKTKAAKTQKALPPVYTIMPHHLKLKAVEEESRRSVPTLAHQLDKVLFNGGPYQLQDQRTRVYNFDPYLASIMPVDEFDFDALKEYVTSSKDSRLTDLCAKYKKKYCGSTSSMTAMLSQFHFLLSAWRPLSFRHLSRSFKVEYDTFTALTRGPAAAFARYKDGVYAIDADKEFDTANVLSMLGKSMEKLLTLKKTHFEKYRRSRSHELSEEEKNADEAFHFSTLGDFMMRSQLDAYDPRLPGTGMFDLKTRAVVSIRMDVGGYQKGVGYEIRSRFGTWESFEREYYDMIRAAFLKYSLQVRMGRMDGIFVAFHNTQRIFGFQYISLEEMDEALHGTANRRVGNEEFKVSVKLLNNLLDRATKRFPEKSLRLHIETRPTNPPLTYFFAEPVSDEEMQETQEKGSEAVAMFKNNMLRISQDEEKGRMSDEAEPQTKEDTQKLSSTERQKSWDEMMAKVDQTVEDDAAGLDSVREAIEQALEQSGLLAGKPEPERETYINELVEALTEELKENKEAASELEDTTQKDSAEDDALDASESSSETEDALLPSIDASEGGSSNNDVDSKDVEYAGKETESGLTEAVETRAEDEGHSPILSDAVDGTDTSLNSDDSADATLKDLIIKFAQGVDNNPSNLGTFERVLSELVRDQKEPSSEVDESNTASIGVSPAESVKTSGADKSSSTEEPRSDKESADIPKKEILGMYVTVRNMVDGEVVERISCSEPEEPTNWKVEYTVVELPSERAHRILRELKKRRKKALVSTPEDREREWHKMWGGTLPQRTEAGRKYRDSVMQREEQTGVKLAWETDARIKTNKNKNKEPHSRKKGSEKKVRSKKKTKKEEKTSPIKE